In Massilia antarctica, the following are encoded in one genomic region:
- a CDS encoding site-specific integrase, with product MELSAQHRAFLAAATSENTRRTYRSAIKHYLTWGGVLPADEPTMIRYLLAFSASLNPRTLALRLTALSQWHVHQGFTDPASTPTVRKTLAGITRTNGKPKKKAKALPVEDLERVVAQLANLGTLKAMRDNALLQIGFFGGLRRSELVAIDVSHIGLQAEGMTITLPRSKTDQMGEGIVKAIPYGDGACCPATALRTWLDAAGIASGPVFRPISKWGEVSTAALHEGSVNTILEQCARLAGLDYVPDLSSHSLRRGMATSAHRAGANFRDIKRQGGWRHDGTVQGYIEEAGRFEDNAAGTLLRSSHRHDPQAARRSGKSDRAK from the coding sequence GTGGAACTGAGCGCGCAGCACCGCGCCTTCCTCGCCGCGGCCACCTCGGAAAACACGCGCCGCACTTACCGTTCAGCCATCAAGCATTACCTGACGTGGGGCGGCGTGTTGCCGGCCGACGAGCCGACCATGATCCGCTACCTGCTGGCATTTTCGGCCTCGCTCAACCCGCGCACGCTTGCGCTGCGCCTCACCGCGCTATCGCAGTGGCACGTGCACCAGGGCTTTACCGACCCCGCGTCAACGCCGACGGTCCGCAAAACCCTGGCCGGCATCACGCGCACCAACGGCAAGCCGAAAAAGAAGGCCAAGGCACTGCCGGTGGAAGACCTGGAACGCGTCGTCGCGCAACTCGCCAACCTGGGCACCTTGAAAGCCATGCGCGACAACGCCTTGCTGCAAATCGGATTTTTCGGAGGATTGCGCCGCAGCGAACTTGTGGCCATCGACGTGAGCCACATCGGCCTGCAAGCGGAGGGAATGACCATCACCCTGCCGCGCTCGAAAACCGACCAGATGGGGGAGGGCATCGTCAAGGCGATCCCCTACGGCGACGGCGCCTGCTGCCCGGCCACGGCCCTGCGCACCTGGCTCGACGCCGCCGGCATCGCCAGTGGCCCGGTGTTCCGCCCGATCAGTAAATGGGGCGAGGTGTCCACTGCCGCTCTTCACGAGGGCAGCGTCAACACCATCCTCGAACAATGCGCGCGCCTTGCCGGACTGGACTACGTTCCCGACCTGTCCAGCCACAGCCTGCGGCGCGGCATGGCCACCAGCGCTCACCGCGCCGGCGCCAACTTCCGCGACATCAAACGCCAGGGCGGCTGGCGCCACGACGGCACCGTGCAAGGCTATATAGAAGAAGCCGGCCGCTTTGAGGACAACGCCGCCGGTACCCTGCTCAGGTCCAGCCACCGGCACGATCCCCAAGCAGCGCGACGCAGCGGTAAGTCAGACCGCGCTAAGTGA
- a CDS encoding 4'-phosphopantetheinyl transferase family protein, producing the protein MTPHHPLTSQQIDIWLAFYQTITAPELHEALLELLNDAERQQQIRFYRPDDRLRYLVTRALVRITLSRYAPVAPADWTFIPNEYGRPAIGNPHPDARSLNFNVSHTRGLIALAVTRERVLGVDVENLATRQVSDGIAEHFFAPAEVAELATVPEDRRQDRFFEYWTFKEAYIKARGMGLSIPLDRFSFHFPNERKVALAVDPELGDDGARWRFWQFRPTPEHLLALCAERLDGAVPHVTVRTVIPTVSDTPFAWTLLKR; encoded by the coding sequence ATGACTCCACACCACCCGCTCACCAGCCAGCAGATCGACATCTGGCTGGCCTTCTACCAGACCATCACCGCCCCCGAGCTGCACGAGGCCCTGCTCGAGCTGCTCAACGACGCCGAGCGCCAGCAGCAAATCCGATTCTACCGCCCTGACGACCGCCTGCGCTACCTGGTCACGCGCGCGCTGGTGCGCATCACACTCTCGCGCTATGCCCCGGTAGCTCCGGCCGACTGGACCTTCATCCCCAACGAATACGGCCGCCCCGCCATCGGCAACCCGCATCCTGACGCGCGCTCGCTCAACTTCAACGTGTCGCACACACGCGGCCTGATTGCGCTGGCCGTCACGCGCGAGCGCGTGCTGGGTGTCGACGTCGAAAACCTCGCCACGCGCCAGGTATCCGACGGCATCGCCGAGCATTTTTTCGCGCCGGCCGAAGTGGCCGAACTGGCCACCGTGCCGGAAGACCGGCGCCAGGACCGCTTCTTTGAATACTGGACCTTCAAGGAAGCCTACATCAAGGCGCGCGGCATGGGACTATCGATCCCGCTCGACCGCTTCAGCTTTCATTTTCCGAACGAGCGCAAGGTGGCCCTTGCCGTCGACCCGGAACTGGGCGACGATGGCGCGCGCTGGCGCTTCTGGCAATTCCGGCCCACACCCGAGCACCTGCTCGCGCTGTGCGCCGAACGCCTCGACGGCGCTGTCCCGCATGTCACGGTGCGCACGGTGATTCCGACCGTATCCGATACCCCTTTCGCGTGGACCTTGCTGAAACGTTGA
- a CDS encoding PEP-CTERM sorting domain-containing protein, producing the protein MRAYLVTMLLAGVAASQAHAKLVTFDYTAVVNKATRRGASTGYATIDVPSISIEGKEIAVGDTQRGSFTIDLDTPTEDWRPGNTTIEYMGSLNNIGSVSVDRSGFSFASEGSFYQSGFSVSNQPRGDSFSFLGTTYSDGTSGHGSESMQIRLGDTNGDLLATDMPPSSLNFAAAESSEILYGWYYPQNGGESLDTFGTLTSLAVRPPSPVPEPASYAMLAAGLLTVGAAARAKARRKG; encoded by the coding sequence ATGCGCGCTTATCTGGTCACAATGCTCCTGGCCGGCGTCGCCGCCAGCCAGGCCCACGCCAAACTGGTTACCTTCGACTACACCGCCGTGGTCAATAAAGCCACCCGCAGGGGGGCCAGCACCGGGTACGCCACCATCGATGTGCCCTCGATTTCCATCGAGGGCAAGGAGATCGCCGTGGGCGACACGCAGCGCGGCTCGTTCACCATCGACCTCGATACACCAACCGAGGACTGGCGGCCGGGGAATACGACAATCGAATACATGGGATCGCTGAACAATATCGGCAGTGTTAGCGTGGACCGGAGCGGCTTCAGCTTCGCCTCTGAAGGCTCCTTCTACCAGTCCGGTTTCAGCGTATCGAACCAGCCGCGTGGCGACTCCTTCAGCTTTTTGGGCACCACTTACAGCGATGGCACGAGCGGGCATGGCAGCGAGTCTATGCAGATCCGCCTGGGCGACACCAATGGCGATCTGCTGGCCACTGATATGCCACCGTCGTCCTTAAACTTCGCCGCTGCCGAATCGTCGGAAATTCTCTACGGGTGGTATTACCCGCAAAATGGTGGCGAAAGCCTGGACACCTTTGGGACTCTGACTTCGCTCGCCGTGCGGCCGCCTTCCCCGGTACCTGAGCCTGCCAGCTACGCGATGCTTGCCGCCGGCCTGCTGACCGTGGGTGCGGCGGCACGGGCCAAAGCCCGTCGCAAGGGCTGA
- a CDS encoding LamG-like jellyroll fold domain-containing protein, with amino-acid sequence MSDSKPPLLSKRRQFCAGGVSLAALGSLGLTGCGGGSVDDAGSSIKVIESKRSNTVGPAAPRRFVHPGLLHTAADFERMRAKVAANAEPWTSGWKALLASGRAQLNTTPRPLETVIRGGAGQNFAQMYIDIARAYQLALRWKVSGDDACAERAIAFLNAWSATLTTISGNADRFLADGIYGYQFANAAEIMRTYAGWAPADLARFQHMMLTVFYPLNHQFLVQHNGAEITNYWAAWDQCTLASILAIGVLCDREDLYDEALNYYMTGPGNGASSQAVYYVHPGHLGQWQESGRDQGHATLGIGLAGAFCEMAWNQGDDMYGYDNNRFLAGAEYVARSNLRDAAGAFYPVPYTPYQNINASQGAFSPTAQGILRPVWDMVHQHYVNRRGLAAPWTGAQALQTRPEGDGGNGDQLGFGTLTFTRDSLTGSIPSGLTAHQSAGKVVLSWWGCAQASSYTVKRATALGGPYKTLASGIAGLLSYTDTSTPAGVFYYVVTAHAAGKESAPSVAARVITGLAPHTRLKMDEGSGTVAADASGNGHAGTLARGATWSAGRAGRAVAFDGAAGHVSLPHNLVADLADFTVATWVYLNAATPWSRVFDFGSGPGHYMMLTPRNNKGVLRFGITTNFPAGEQGISGNAALPVGQWVHVALTLSGSTGILYVNGAEVGRNAALALAPFRLGPTTQNWLGRSQFPTDPGLNGNIDDFRLFHGALGAAELAALMRT; translated from the coding sequence ATGTCCGATAGCAAACCGCCACTTCTATCCAAACGCCGCCAATTCTGCGCTGGGGGCGTCAGCCTCGCGGCGCTCGGTTCGCTGGGCCTGACCGGCTGCGGCGGGGGCAGCGTCGACGACGCCGGCAGCTCCATCAAGGTCATCGAATCGAAGCGCTCGAACACCGTCGGCCCTGCCGCCCCGCGCCGCTTCGTCCACCCCGGCCTGCTGCATACCGCCGCCGACTTCGAGCGCATGCGCGCCAAGGTCGCCGCCAACGCCGAACCGTGGACCAGCGGCTGGAAAGCGCTGCTCGCCAGCGGCCGCGCCCAGTTGAACACCACGCCGAGGCCTCTGGAAACCGTCATCCGCGGCGGCGCCGGGCAAAACTTCGCGCAGATGTACATCGACATCGCCCGCGCCTACCAGCTCGCGCTGCGCTGGAAAGTCTCCGGCGACGACGCCTGCGCCGAACGCGCCATCGCCTTCCTCAACGCCTGGTCGGCCACCCTCACCACCATCAGCGGCAACGCCGACCGCTTCCTCGCGGACGGCATCTACGGCTACCAGTTCGCCAACGCCGCCGAAATCATGCGCACCTATGCCGGATGGGCGCCGGCCGATCTCGCGCGCTTCCAGCACATGATGCTCACCGTGTTCTATCCGCTCAACCACCAGTTCCTGGTCCAGCACAACGGCGCCGAGATCACCAACTACTGGGCCGCCTGGGATCAGTGCACCCTCGCCTCCATCCTCGCCATCGGCGTGCTGTGCGACCGCGAAGACCTGTATGACGAGGCCCTGAACTACTACATGACGGGCCCCGGCAACGGCGCCAGTTCCCAGGCTGTTTACTATGTCCACCCGGGCCACCTGGGCCAGTGGCAGGAAAGTGGCCGCGACCAGGGCCATGCCACGCTCGGCATCGGCCTGGCCGGTGCGTTCTGCGAAATGGCGTGGAACCAGGGCGACGACATGTACGGCTACGACAACAACCGCTTCCTCGCCGGCGCGGAATACGTCGCCAGGTCCAATCTGCGCGATGCCGCCGGCGCCTTTTACCCGGTGCCCTACACGCCCTACCAGAACATCAACGCCAGCCAAGGCGCTTTTTCTCCCACGGCGCAGGGAATCCTCCGTCCCGTGTGGGACATGGTCCACCAGCACTACGTCAACCGGCGCGGCCTGGCGGCTCCCTGGACCGGCGCGCAAGCGCTGCAAACCCGTCCCGAAGGCGATGGGGGCAATGGCGACCAGCTTGGTTTCGGCACCCTGACATTCACTCGCGATTCCCTGACCGGCAGCATCCCGAGCGGCCTGACGGCGCACCAGAGTGCGGGCAAGGTCGTTCTTAGCTGGTGGGGCTGCGCCCAGGCCAGCAGCTACACGGTCAAGCGCGCCACGGCCTTGGGCGGCCCATACAAGACCCTGGCCAGCGGCATCGCCGGCCTGCTCAGCTACACGGACACCAGCACGCCCGCTGGCGTCTTTTATTACGTGGTGACCGCGCATGCCGCCGGCAAGGAAAGCGCCCCGTCGGTCGCCGCGCGCGTCATCACGGGATTGGCGCCGCACACGCGGCTGAAGATGGACGAAGGGTCAGGCACGGTCGCGGCGGACGCCAGCGGCAACGGCCACGCCGGCACGTTGGCCCGCGGCGCCACCTGGAGCGCCGGCCGCGCCGGCCGCGCAGTCGCCTTCGACGGCGCTGCCGGCCATGTCAGTTTGCCCCACAACCTCGTTGCGGACCTGGCCGACTTCACCGTGGCCACCTGGGTGTACCTGAATGCGGCCACGCCGTGGTCGCGCGTGTTCGACTTCGGCAGCGGGCCAGGGCACTACATGATGCTCACGCCGCGCAACAACAAAGGCGTGCTCCGCTTCGGCATCACCACCAACTTCCCCGCCGGCGAACAAGGCATATCCGGCAACGCGGCGCTACCCGTGGGACAGTGGGTCCACGTGGCGCTCACTTTATCGGGCAGTACCGGGATCTTGTACGTCAACGGCGCGGAAGTGGGCCGCAACGCCGCCCTGGCGCTGGCGCCCTTCCGTCTCGGACCGACCACCCAGAACTGGCTCGGCCGCTCGCAGTTTCCGACCGACCCAGGCCTGAACGGCAACATCGACGACTTCCGCCTTTTTCATGGCGCCCTCGGCGCCGCCGAACTGGCCGCCCTGATGCGTACCTGA
- a CDS encoding glutathione binding-like protein produces the protein MNDLSTFPIMKKWPARHPERIQLYSLPTPNGVKVSIMLEETGLAYEPHLVRFDHNDQLTPEFMSLNPNNKIPAIIDPDGPDGKPLALFESGAILIYLAEKSGRFLPLDAAGRYETIQWLMFQMGGIGPMFGQLGFFHKFAGKDYEDKRPRERYVAESKRLLGVLNGQLAQRTWIAGDTYTIADIAIFPWVRNLIGYYEAGDLVGIADFPHVTRALENFVARPAVVKGLEIPSRDGAA, from the coding sequence ATGAACGACCTGTCGACTTTTCCGATCATGAAAAAATGGCCCGCCCGGCACCCCGAGCGCATCCAGCTTTATTCGCTGCCGACGCCGAACGGCGTGAAGGTATCGATCATGCTGGAAGAAACGGGGCTGGCCTACGAGCCGCATCTGGTGCGCTTCGATCACAACGATCAGCTCACACCAGAATTCATGTCGCTTAATCCGAACAACAAGATCCCCGCCATCATCGATCCGGATGGCCCGGACGGCAAGCCGCTGGCGCTGTTCGAGTCGGGTGCGATCCTGATTTACCTGGCCGAAAAGAGCGGCCGGTTCCTGCCGCTTGATGCCGCCGGCCGCTACGAAACGATCCAGTGGCTGATGTTCCAGATGGGCGGCATCGGCCCGATGTTCGGCCAACTCGGCTTCTTCCACAAATTCGCGGGCAAGGATTATGAAGACAAGCGGCCGCGCGAGCGCTACGTGGCCGAATCGAAGCGCCTGCTTGGCGTGCTCAATGGACAGCTGGCGCAGCGCACGTGGATCGCGGGCGATACGTACACCATCGCGGACATCGCCATCTTCCCGTGGGTGCGCAACCTGATTGGATATTACGAGGCGGGCGACCTGGTCGGCATCGCCGATTTTCCGCATGTGACGCGGGCGCTGGAGAATTTCGTGGCGCGGCCGGCGGTGGTGAAAGGGCTGGAGATTCCCAGCCGGGATGGCGCCGCCTGA
- a CDS encoding SDR family NAD(P)-dependent oxidoreductase, with protein MKSWRQLSVGPVSLFYRFGRKVPVSNNRRRQHQRVKLERGTPVPPASAVSPLRVYDSDHDASTETALIVGVGPGYGFELARRFAASGTRVALASRNAERLDELVDELSAAGGQVNAYGCDATDERSVAAVLATVTAELGAPHLVVYAVQGFCPGTVLDTEVPAFEESWRQNCLGGFIVARAAARMMVPLGRGSIILTGSTSSLIGREDHLNLAVGKFGLRALAQVLAREVWPSGIHVAHVVIDADVKDSDVFEAGYTQAEPRHLADAVFGLHRQPRTAWTSEMDFRPWNEKFWQHC; from the coding sequence TTGAAAAGTTGGCGACAGCTCTCGGTCGGCCCGGTTTCCCTCTTCTACCGTTTCGGCCGCAAGGTGCCGGTATCGAATAACCGCCGGCGCCAGCATCAGCGCGTGAAACTCGAGCGCGGCACGCCAGTGCCGCCGGCGAGCGCCGTCTCCCCTCTGCGCGTATATGACAGCGACCACGATGCGTCGACCGAAACGGCGCTGATTGTCGGCGTCGGCCCCGGATATGGTTTCGAACTGGCGCGCCGCTTTGCCGCATCGGGCACGCGGGTGGCGCTGGCGTCGCGCAACGCCGAGCGTCTCGATGAGCTGGTGGATGAGTTGAGCGCCGCGGGCGGACAGGTCAACGCCTATGGCTGCGATGCCACCGACGAACGCTCGGTCGCCGCCGTGCTTGCCACGGTGACCGCCGAACTGGGCGCGCCGCATCTGGTGGTCTACGCGGTGCAGGGTTTTTGCCCGGGCACGGTGCTCGACACCGAAGTGCCTGCGTTCGAAGAGAGCTGGCGCCAGAACTGCCTGGGTGGGTTTATCGTGGCGCGCGCCGCGGCCCGGATGATGGTGCCGCTTGGCCGGGGCAGCATCATCCTCACCGGCTCGACGTCGTCACTGATCGGGCGCGAAGACCACCTCAATCTGGCGGTCGGCAAATTCGGCCTGCGTGCGCTGGCCCAGGTGCTGGCGCGCGAGGTGTGGCCATCCGGTATCCACGTGGCGCACGTAGTGATCGATGCGGACGTGAAGGATTCGGATGTCTTCGAGGCCGGCTACACGCAGGCCGAGCCGCGCCACCTGGCCGACGCGGTGTTCGGCCTGCACCGCCAGCCGCGCACGGCGTGGACCAGCGAAATGGACTTCCGTCCGTGGAACGAGAAGTTCTGGCAGCATTGCTGA
- a CDS encoding TerD family protein codes for MAISLTKGGNVNLSKEAPGLTNMVIGLGWDARSTSGVEFDLDGTVFLLKADGKVRADTDMIFYNNLKSVDGSVTHSGDNRTGAGEGDDESITVDLSRVPADVEKISVCVTIHEAAARKQNFGMVSNAFVRCVNAANNSEIARFDLSEDSSTETAMIFGEVYRHAGDWKFRAVGQGFNGGLGPLASSFGVNV; via the coding sequence ATGGCAATCAGTCTGACCAAGGGTGGCAACGTCAACCTGAGCAAGGAAGCGCCCGGCCTGACGAACATGGTAATCGGTCTGGGCTGGGACGCCCGGTCCACCAGCGGCGTCGAGTTCGACCTCGACGGCACGGTATTCTTGTTGAAGGCCGACGGCAAAGTCCGCGCCGACACCGACATGATTTTCTATAACAACCTCAAATCCGTCGATGGCAGCGTGACGCACTCCGGCGACAACCGCACCGGCGCAGGCGAAGGCGACGACGAAAGCATCACCGTCGACCTGAGCCGTGTACCGGCCGACGTCGAAAAAATTTCCGTGTGCGTCACCATCCACGAAGCCGCTGCGCGCAAGCAGAACTTCGGCATGGTGTCGAACGCATTCGTTCGCTGCGTCAATGCGGCTAACAACAGCGAAATCGCGCGTTTCGATCTGTCCGAAGACAGTTCGACCGAAACGGCCATGATTTTCGGCGAAGTCTACCGCCATGCCGGCGACTGGAAATTCCGCGCCGTCGGCCAGGGCTTCAATGGCGGGCTGGGTCCACTGGCATCGTCGTTCGGCGTCAACGTCTGA
- a CDS encoding di-heme-cytochrome C peroxidase, whose product MVRRSLKHWLLAIVLVLLLVVAVPPLALLLFHHQQASDADPGRGAATVAQDVFGDSFTKVSYLDQNWQPQDSLWFYTTTQGSNLLPYDFFMALEQPGSALPFRANEHMNRLRYLPQRATSSNPDALPVGFVKDSYLNKNYVGLTCAACHTAQINYRGLGMRIDGGPGGADMVGFLQELTKAMQAVRDDPAVRQRFVTAVLARGEYASADAIIADVGTYTQRLVSYNIINHSPTEYGYARLDAFGRIYNRTLEHLLNRSQLEAVLRNILSPEEVAEALAGMGGTLSSAQRDQLIARLARTPRHIDLLKGELFIKADAPVSYPFLWDVPQHDVVQWNGLGNNAGLGPLGRNAGEVIGVFGTLDWHEADTYSLGSLLAGHGVKQREIRFDSSVNVENLRLIESRLASLQSPQWPSKVFGAASIDRERVLRGERLFNSRCAGCHASIERSSPERRIVAYMGNVEEVGTDPTMADNSVKYLGYSGILRNQYVGAGVGSILLDKKAPIAALLTKATMSVLETRDPDKPFVQRWAEWLQNMAKAFSGNEIKASNKHGNYTIDTTIAPYASLHAYKGRALNGIWATAPYLHNGSVPTLYDLLLPAQCPANDRQAECRPATFQVGSREFDPVKVGIRSEGYAGFTFDTRLPGNSNAGHEYGAVAVVKGDIRVPPLTREERLDLLDFLKAQ is encoded by the coding sequence ATGGTTCGCCGCTCATTGAAGCACTGGCTGCTTGCCATCGTGCTTGTCCTGCTTCTGGTAGTCGCCGTACCGCCGCTGGCACTGTTGCTGTTCCATCACCAGCAGGCGTCCGACGCCGACCCCGGACGGGGCGCCGCCACCGTCGCCCAGGACGTCTTCGGCGACAGCTTCACCAAGGTGTCCTACCTCGACCAGAACTGGCAGCCGCAGGACAGCCTGTGGTTCTACACCACCACCCAGGGCTCGAACCTGCTGCCTTACGACTTCTTCATGGCGCTCGAACAGCCGGGCAGCGCGCTCCCATTCCGGGCCAACGAGCACATGAACCGCTTGCGCTACCTGCCGCAGCGGGCCACGTCGTCCAATCCGGACGCGCTGCCGGTCGGCTTCGTCAAGGACAGCTATCTCAACAAAAACTACGTGGGCCTGACCTGCGCCGCCTGCCACACGGCGCAGATCAATTACCGCGGGCTGGGCATGCGCATCGACGGCGGACCGGGCGGCGCCGATATGGTCGGCTTCCTCCAGGAGTTGACCAAGGCGATGCAGGCGGTGCGCGACGACCCCGCGGTCCGGCAGCGTTTTGTCACGGCGGTGCTGGCGCGCGGCGAGTATGCCAGCGCCGACGCAATCATCGCAGACGTCGGAACCTACACCCAGCGCCTGGTCAGCTACAACATCATCAACCACAGCCCGACCGAGTATGGGTACGCGCGCCTTGACGCCTTCGGCCGTATCTACAACCGCACCCTGGAACACTTGCTCAACCGAAGCCAGCTTGAAGCCGTGCTGCGCAACATCCTCAGCCCGGAAGAGGTCGCCGAAGCACTGGCCGGCATGGGCGGCACGCTCAGTTCGGCCCAGCGCGACCAGCTCATTGCCCGGCTGGCACGCACTCCCCGCCACATCGACTTGCTCAAGGGCGAGCTGTTCATCAAGGCCGACGCGCCGGTCAGCTATCCCTTCCTGTGGGACGTGCCCCAGCACGACGTGGTGCAGTGGAACGGCCTCGGCAACAACGCCGGCCTGGGCCCGCTGGGCCGCAACGCCGGTGAGGTGATCGGCGTGTTCGGCACGCTCGACTGGCACGAAGCGGACACGTATTCGCTCGGCTCGCTGCTGGCCGGCCACGGTGTCAAGCAGCGCGAGATCCGCTTCGACTCTTCCGTCAACGTGGAAAACCTGCGCCTCATCGAAAGCCGCCTCGCCAGCCTGCAGTCTCCCCAATGGCCGAGCAAGGTGTTCGGCGCCGCCTCGATCGACCGGGAGCGGGTGCTGCGCGGCGAGCGCCTGTTCAATAGCCGCTGTGCCGGCTGCCACGCCAGCATCGAGCGCAGCTCGCCCGAGCGCCGCATCGTCGCCTACATGGGGAACGTGGAGGAAGTCGGCACCGATCCCACCATGGCCGACAACAGCGTCAAGTACCTGGGCTACTCCGGTATCTTGCGCAACCAATACGTGGGGGCTGGCGTCGGCAGCATCCTGCTCGACAAAAAAGCGCCGATCGCCGCCTTGCTGACCAAAGCCACCATGAGCGTGCTGGAAACGCGCGATCCCGACAAGCCGTTCGTGCAGCGCTGGGCCGAATGGCTGCAAAACATGGCCAAGGCTTTTTCCGGCAATGAGATCAAGGCCTCGAACAAGCATGGCAACTACACGATCGACACCACCATCGCCCCGTACGCCTCACTGCATGCCTACAAGGGGCGCGCGCTGAACGGCATCTGGGCCACGGCGCCCTATCTGCACAACGGCTCGGTGCCGACACTGTACGACCTGCTGCTGCCGGCGCAGTGCCCGGCCAACGACAGGCAGGCCGAATGCCGGCCCGCTACATTCCAGGTCGGATCGCGCGAATTCGATCCCGTCAAGGTGGGCATCCGGAGCGAAGGCTACGCCGGCTTCACCTTCGACACCCGGCTGCCGGGAAACAGCAACGCCGGCCACGAATATGGCGCGGTCGCCGTCGTCAAGGGCGATATACGCGTGCCGCCGCTGACCAGGGAAGAGCGCCTCGACCTGCTCGATTTCCTGAAAGCGCAGTGA
- a CDS encoding DNA-binding protein yields the protein MARAGILYSHVAAAATGLAADNKNPTVDTVREALGGTGSKSTIAPMLKRWKEEHQQAPSPAAPGVPPSLLQAVKGVYESIKTDFQQNLDVEKLAHAAGLEQLADELQQSLAQQAALEQGVKALKAELASANTTIAQTHQANHLLTVDLAGARSEQAGLQLRLADRASEVASLNAQLTQARAQFDHYHAATAAQRAEERQGFEQRAALVDRELVTLRQQLLHHKGQAAQLAGQLSQAGTENARLHQAAELAQGEAARARSESERAAFQAAALSAQLDKLQARHDAMQADLSDSRTTLAVRARESEIAAARLAAAESEARAGALEKQALMRQLTVLETELRQERDLARERKDDEGKREK from the coding sequence ATGGCACGTGCCGGCATCCTCTATTCCCATGTTGCAGCCGCCGCTACCGGTCTCGCCGCCGATAACAAGAACCCCACCGTGGACACCGTCCGCGAAGCCCTTGGCGGTACCGGTAGTAAAAGCACCATCGCGCCCATGCTCAAGCGCTGGAAGGAAGAACACCAGCAGGCGCCCTCGCCCGCCGCGCCTGGCGTACCACCGAGCTTGCTGCAAGCGGTCAAGGGGGTGTATGAGTCGATCAAGACGGATTTCCAGCAGAATCTGGACGTGGAAAAGCTCGCCCACGCGGCCGGACTGGAGCAGCTCGCCGACGAGTTGCAGCAGTCGCTCGCGCAGCAAGCGGCGCTGGAACAAGGTGTCAAGGCACTCAAAGCTGAGCTCGCCAGTGCAAACACCACCATCGCGCAAACCCATCAGGCCAACCACCTGCTGACGGTCGATCTGGCCGGCGCCCGCAGCGAACAGGCTGGCCTGCAGCTACGCCTGGCCGACCGTGCCTCGGAAGTTGCCTCGCTCAACGCCCAGTTGACGCAGGCGCGCGCCCAGTTCGACCATTACCACGCGGCCACCGCCGCCCAGCGCGCCGAGGAACGCCAGGGTTTCGAGCAGCGCGCCGCCCTGGTCGATCGGGAATTGGTGACCTTGCGCCAGCAGTTACTGCACCACAAGGGTCAGGCCGCCCAGCTAGCCGGCCAGCTATCTCAAGCCGGTACCGAGAACGCCCGCCTGCATCAGGCCGCCGAGCTCGCGCAGGGCGAAGCCGCGCGCGCGCGCAGCGAATCCGAACGGGCCGCGTTCCAGGCGGCCGCCCTGTCCGCCCAGCTCGACAAGCTGCAAGCCCGGCACGATGCCATGCAGGCCGACCTGAGCGACAGCAGGACCACCCTTGCGGTACGGGCGCGCGAGTCGGAAATCGCCGCCGCGCGCCTGGCCGCCGCCGAAAGCGAAGCGCGCGCTGGCGCCCTGGAGAAACAGGCGCTGATGCGTCAGCTGACCGTGCTCGAAACCGAACTGCGCCAGGAGCGCGATTTGGCCAGGGAACGTAAGGACGACGAGGGAAAACGGGAGAAGTAG